One genomic segment of Candidatus Nitrosocosmicus arcticus includes these proteins:
- a CDS encoding response regulator: MIIEDEQDLLNLYKDFLINKGYHISVTNTTASNVLNDYEEFKPDLVILDYKLPDGKNGLEAANEIFGKYPFASILIISAYDSVKQAFNSEKKFVAKNIKLLIKPFKLSKLNELAIDLVNKQSNKQIRN, translated from the coding sequence ATGATCATTGAAGATGAGCAGGATTTGTTAAATCTTTATAAAGATTTTCTAATAAACAAGGGTTATCACATTTCTGTTACAAATACCACAGCTTCAAATGTTCTGAATGACTACGAAGAGTTTAAACCCGATCTTGTTATTTTGGATTACAAACTTCCAGATGGTAAAAACGGGCTTGAAGCGGCAAATGAAATTTTTGGAAAGTATCCATTTGCATCCATTCTGATCATTTCTGCGTATGATTCAGTTAAACAAGCTTTTAATAGTGAGAAAAAATTCGTCGCTAAAAACATTAAATTGTTGATTAAACCATTTAAGTTATCCAAATTAAATGAATTAGCAATTGATCTAGTGAACAAACAATCAAACAAACAAATCAGAAACTAA
- a CDS encoding TIGR03557 family F420-dependent LLM class oxidoreductase: MKKDLKISIQAAHEQFSPKELLDDVVYMDKKGITRCWTSDHYMPWWHSGASGGAAWPWMGAALAKTTNITVGTGVTAPILRYHPAIVAQTFATLANMFPNRVILGLGRGEALNEVTTGNNWPSNSERFLRLKESIKLIKKLWTGDWVNFKGDYYWVKDSRLYTRPDCVIPLYIAASGPQSARLAGEEGDGFITLETNYTKIKDVLIPAFEEASKMGNEVHEIKEKRKEKVLFIPASYDEDEEKALSSIRFWRGSMIKAFYETEIHDPRKIEENGLVIEDDSLKKNMFLITNEEEGIKKLSNFENAGITEIVLTNSSPNKKKLIDLLVEKMIPAMRQ, encoded by the coding sequence TTGAAAAAGGATCTAAAAATTAGCATTCAAGCTGCGCACGAGCAGTTTTCACCAAAGGAATTGTTGGATGACGTGGTTTACATGGATAAAAAGGGAATAACACGATGCTGGACAAGCGATCATTACATGCCTTGGTGGCATTCAGGCGCATCAGGAGGAGCTGCGTGGCCTTGGATGGGCGCAGCTTTGGCTAAAACTACCAACATAACCGTTGGAACAGGAGTAACGGCCCCTATATTGAGATACCATCCAGCGATTGTAGCCCAGACCTTTGCAACCCTTGCCAATATGTTTCCAAATAGAGTAATACTTGGTTTAGGAAGAGGGGAAGCATTAAATGAAGTTACTACTGGTAATAATTGGCCTTCTAATTCTGAAAGATTTCTTCGATTAAAAGAGTCCATTAAACTAATAAAAAAACTTTGGACGGGAGACTGGGTGAATTTTAAAGGCGATTATTATTGGGTCAAAGATTCCCGTTTGTACACAAGACCTGATTGCGTAATTCCTCTCTACATCGCTGCTTCGGGTCCGCAATCTGCGAGACTGGCTGGAGAAGAAGGGGATGGATTTATAACACTCGAGACAAATTATACCAAAATAAAGGATGTTTTAATACCAGCATTTGAAGAGGCATCAAAAATGGGAAATGAAGTCCATGAGATAAAGGAAAAGAGAAAAGAAAAAGTGTTATTTATTCCAGCATCATATGATGAAGATGAGGAAAAAGCCCTAAGCTCAATCAGATTTTGGCGAGGTTCAATGATTAAGGCATTTTATGAGACAGAGATACACGATCCCAGAAAAATTGAAGAGAATGGATTAGTCATAGAAGACGATTCATTGAAAAAGAATATGTTTTTGATCACAAACGAAGAAGAAGGAATCAAAAAGTTGTCCAATTTTGAAAATGCAGGAATTACTGAAATAGTATTGACAAACTCAAGTCCAAATAAGAAAAAACTAATAGATTTGTTAGTGGAAAAAATGATACCGGCTATGAGACAATGA